A single genomic interval of Gossypium raimondii isolate GPD5lz chromosome 11, ASM2569854v1, whole genome shotgun sequence harbors:
- the LOC105802334 gene encoding AUGMIN subunit 1: MNEMISGVGEPVVTDATKGGGSNAARIAEVKAWLAAQFDAAGKEVPDFEYTPRSIAHLYNLATVSQAKTQAANIVANDFRQKAAEYRSQAARIREILENVGLAQESLPSNVVASAQVLANVANLLNIRDTELSSFLVAMGDISLRKTGVDEKRAKVHKESKTLLEYTRKAIARLTYLKRTLAQLEDDVAPCDAQMENWKTNLGVMASKERQYMQQFNNYKALLNRVGYTPEINHGVLVEMAEHRKDLEKKTKPILDTLRSYQDLPPDKALAALAIEDKKRQYAAAEKYLEDVLQSALATSD, translated from the exons atgaatgaaatgatcTCCGGAGTGGGTGAACCGGTGGTAACGGATGCAACAAAGGGCGGCGGATCCAATGCCGCTCGAATTGCGGAAGTGAAGGCGTGGCTGGCGGCTCAGTTCGATGCCGCCGGGAAAGAAGTCCCTGATTTCGAATACACTCCGCGAAGCATTGCTCATTTGTACAATCTGGCTACCGTCTCGCAGGCAAAGACTCAAGCTGCCAACATTGTTGCCAACGATTTTCGCCAGAAAGCCGCCGAATACCGTTCTCAAG CTGCTCGAATTAGAGAGATATTGGAGAACGTAGGATTAGCGCAGGAGAGTTTGCCGTCAAATGTGGTTGCATCGGCGCAAGTTCTGGCAAACGTTGCTAATTTGTTGAATATTCGAGACACCGAACTTAGTAG TTTTCTTGTAGCAATGGGTGATATTTCTTTGAGAAAGACTGGGGTAGATGAGAAGAGGGCTAAAGTGCACAAAGAGTCCAAAACTCTTCTTGAGTATACTCGAAAAGCAATAGCTAGGTTAACCTATTTGAAAAG GACATTAGCACAACTAGAAGATGATGTGGCTCCATGTGATGCTCaaatggaaaattggaagacGAACTTGGGTGTTATGGCATCAAAGGAGCGACAGTACATGCAACAGTTTAACAACTATAAG GCATTACTGAATCGTGTGGGCTACACACCTGAAATTAATCATGGGGTGTTGGTTGAAATGGCCGAACACAGGAAGGACTTAGAGAAGAAGACCAAACCCATCTTAGATACTTTGAGGAGCTACCAGGACCTACCTCCG GATAAAGCTTTAGCTGCCTTAGCAATTGAGGACAAGAAAAGGCAGTATGCTGCTGCTGAAAAATACCTGGAAGATGTGTTGCAATCAGCCCTTGCTACGTCAGATTGA
- the LOC105801439 gene encoding uncharacterized protein LOC105801439, with protein MSEPDQVASCTYIWAIACILFICVLAGGGCLLCYIFVPEFQSSKLLPVLGFIFISTPWVFWILTAVYRLMSRAFGFRMVFGCLYGNNTAKVASVGDGDTAKDVNDIGDAKIVDVNVKSLENEADSVGQEKENNDKNEKALASSIAA; from the coding sequence ATGTCTGAACCAGATCAAGTTGCTAGCTGCACTTACATATGGGCCATCGCTTGCATCTTGTTCATATGCGTCCTCGCCGGTGGCGGTTGCCTTTTGTGTTATATTTTCGTCCCCGAATTTCAATCCTCAAAATTGCTCCCTGTCCTTGGTTTTATCTTCATTAGCACGCCTTGGGTATTTTGGATCCTAACCGCAGTGTACAGGTTGATGTCGAGGGCATTCGGGTTCAGGATGGTATTTGGTTGCTTGTATGGTAATAACACCGCGAAAGTTGCTAGCGTCGGCGACGGCGATACAGCTAAAGACGTTAACGATATCGGAGATGCAAAGATTGTGGATGTGAATGTGAAATCTCTCGAGAATGAAGCTGATAGTGTTggccaagaaaaagaaaacaatgataAGAATGAAAAGGCATTGGCCTCATCCATCGCAGCATga
- the LOC105802331 gene encoding probable methyltransferase PMT26 yields MALGRYNRVDNNNNKSSSYCSTVTIVIFMGLCLVGIWMITSSWVVPVQNGDDPAEEKKNQLKDQVETVIVDSNDRDNKPQFEDKPNDLRKDGPEKNLDVSLAKDKGKANLAAEENQEKTEEAKWDKSKKDNQQFNSVGGEKNVYNSENLGGQGSENNNEKPHSIKDDKKSGSDYAEKKGDESTSRTYGDKVDKNDDKVSDKRSADQVKGKSSNEDSPKGDKVFDKSFVDQVKKSSNEVFPKGDKVDKNNDNGFDKSSDSQVKKSSNEDAPKGDKVFDKSFDDQVKKRSNEVFPKGDKVDKNNGNVFDKSSDSQVKKSSNEVFPSVAQSELLNETMIQNGSFTTQAAESNKEKNAESSSNSSSKDYSWKLCNSTAGPDFIPCLDNCEAIRNLPTNIHYEHRERHCPEVPPTCLVPLPEGYKFPIEWPKSRDKIWYKNVPHSKLVEFKGGQNWLKITGDYLTFPGGGTQFRRGALHYIDFIQKAVPDIAWGKRSRVILDVGCGVASFGGYLFERNVLAMSLAPKDEHEAQVQFALERGIPAVSAVMGTKRLPYPGTVFDIIHCARCRVPWHIEGGKLLLELNRLLRPGGFFLWSATPVYQLKAQDVEIWKAMIEQTKAMCWELVNKTSKEPINKVAIATFRKPTSNECYEQRSQQEPPLCPESDDPNAAWNVPLQTCMHKVPLDPSERGSKWPEEWPARLEKSPYWLLSSQVGVYGKAAPEDLAADNEHWKQVVTKSYMQGMGINWSSVRNVMDMKAVYGGFAAALKDMNLWVMNVIPVDSPDTLPIIYERGLFGIYHDWCESFSTYPRSYDLLHADHIFSRVKKRCNFVAVVAEVDRILRPGGKLIARDDVETITELENMVRSMHWEVRLSYSKDKEGLLCVQKSMWRPTEVETLTYAIA; encoded by the exons ATGGCTTTAGGAAGATACAATAGGGtagataataataacaataagtCTTCGAGTTATTGTTCCACCGTCACCATTGTGATTTTCATGGGATTATGTTTGGTTGGGATTTGGATGATAACTTCGTCCTGGGTTGTCCCGGTCCAAAACGGGGATGATCCGgctgaagaaaagaaaaatcagctcaaggATCAGGTTGAGACGGTAATCGTGGATAGCAATGACAGAGACAATAAGCCGCAGTTTGAAGATAAGCCTAATGATCTACGTAAAGATGGCCCGGAAAAGAATTTAGACGTGAGTCTGGCTAAAGATAAGGGCAAAGCCAACTTAGCTGCAGAAGAAAATCAGGAGAAAACTGAAGAGGCTAAGTGGGACAAGTCTAAGAAGGATAATCAGCAATTCAATTCTGTAGGTGGAGAGAAAAACGTTTACAACAGTGAGAATCTGGGTGGACAAGGGTCTGAAAACAACAATGAGAAACCTCATTCTATTAAGGATGACAAGAAATCTGGTTCTGATTATGCTGAAAAGAAAGGAGATGAAAGCACTTCCAGGACTTACGGGGATAAGGTTGATAAAAATGATGACAAGGTGTCGGATAAACGCTCAGCTGATCAGGTGAAAGGGAAGAGTTCAAATGAAGATTCCCCAAAAGGAGATAAGGTGTTTGATAAAAGCTTTGTTGATCAGGTGAAAAAGAGCTCAAATGAAGTTTTCCCTAAAGGGGATAAGGTTGACAAAAATAATGACAATGGGTTCGATAAAAGCTCTGATAGTCAAGTGAAAAAGAGTTCAAATGAAGATGCCCCAAAAGGAGATAAGGTGTTTGATAAAAGCTTTGATGATCAGGTGAAAAAGAGATCAAATGAAGTTTTCCCTAAAGGGGATAAGGTTGACAAAAATAATGGCAATGTGTTCGATAAAAGCTCTGATAGTCAAGTGAAAAAGAGCTCAAATGAAGTTTTCCCATCTGTTGCTCAATCTGAGCTTTTGAATGAAACCATGATTCAGAATGGATCATTCACTACTCAAGCGGCagaatcaaataaagaaaaaaatgctGAGTCATCATCAAACTCATCATCAAAGGATTACAGTTGGAAGCTTTGCAATTCCACTGCCGGGCCTGATTTTATCCCATGCCTTGACAATTGTGAAGCCATCAGGAATCTTCCTACTAATATACATTATGAGCATCGAGAAAGGCACTGTCCAGAAGTGCCACCAACCTGCCTTGTTCCTCTTCCTGAAGGATACAAATTCCCAATAGAGTGGCCGAAAAGTAGGGACAAG ATTTGGTACAAAAATGTTCCCCACTCCAAACTAGTAGAATTTAAGGGGGGTCAGAATTGGTTGAAAATTACTGGGGATTACTTAACATTTCCTGGTGGTGGAACCCAGTTTAGGAGAGGTGCACTTCATTATATCGACTTTATACAAAAG GCTGTACCTGATATAGCATGGGGAAAACGCTCTCGTGTAATATTGGACGTCGGATGTGGGGTTGCCAGCTTTGGAGGTTATCTTTTTGAAAGAAATGTGCTGGCCATGTCCCTAGCACCAAAAGATGAACATGAAGCTCAAGTACAATTTGCACTTGAAAGGGGCATTCCTGCTGTGTCTGCTGTGATGGGTACTAAAAGACTTCCCTACCCTGGCACTGTATTTGATATTATTCATTGTGCACGATGTAGAGTGCCATGGCACATAGAAG GTGGTAAACTCCTCTTGGAGCTCAATCGTTTGCTGCGACCCGGTGGTTTCTTTTTGTGGTCTGCTACTCCTGTTTATCAGTTAAAAGCTCAAGATGTTGAAATCTGGAAGG CTATGATTGAACAAACAAAAGCTATGTGCTGGGAGCTTGTAAACAAAACTTCTAAAGAACCAATAAATAAGGTGGCCATAGCAACATTTAGAAAGCCTACATCTAATGAGTGCTATGAGCAAAGGTCACAACAAGAACCTCCACTATGTCCCGAGTCCGATGATCCAAACGCGGCTTG GAATGTGCCACTTCAAACATGCATGCACAAAGTGCCTCTAGATCCATCAGAACGTGGGTCTAAGTGGCCTGAGGAATGGCCAGCAAGGTTGGAAAAATCACCTTACTGGTTGTTGAGTTCCCAAGTTGGAGTTTATGGCAAAGCAGCACCAGAAGATCTTGCTGCAGACAATGAGCATTGGAAACAGGTGGTAACCAAGTCATACATGCAAGGAATGGGAATAAATTGGTCATCAGTCAGAAATGTCATGGACATGAAAGCTGTTTATGGAGG ATTTGCTGCGGCACTCAAAGATATGAATTTATGGGTCATGAATGTGATCCCAGTTGACTCTCCAGATACACTTCCCATAATTTATGAAAGAGGTCTGTTTGGCATATATCATGATTGGTGTGAATCATTTAGCACCTATCCAAGATCTTACGATCTTCTCCATGCCGACCATATATTCTCCAGGGTTAAAAAGAG GTGCAATTTCGTGGCTGTGGTTGCCGAGGTGGATCGTATTTTAAGACCGGGAGGAAAGCTTATTGCTCGGGATGATGTCGAAACCATTACCGAGCTGGAGAATATGGTACGGTCCATGCATTGGGAAGTCCGGTTGAGTTACTCTAAGGACAAGGAAGGCTTGCTGTGTGTCCAGAAATCCATGTGGCGACCTACAGAGGTGGAGACGCTCACATATGCCATTGCTTAG
- the LOC105801440 gene encoding uncharacterized protein LOC105801440, with product MAGLFDQQADLYLDARPTYPFQWYSMLAARTLHRSLAWDVGTGNGQAAIGVAEHYEQVIGTDVSEAQLQHAIPHPKVKYLYTPLSISDEELLSSIGGENSVDLITVAQAVHWFDLPKFYSLVTRLLRKPGGIVAIWCYNDIAVSPTFDPVMKRFHDTTLPYWNPNIQYVFDGYKTLPFPFESVGLGSEGQPLALDIPKKLSFEGLLRMLRSWSAVVTAKNQGVDLLSENVVKELKSAWGRSNLVRSIAYKAFMLAGKVKL from the exons ATGGCAGGATTGTTCGACCAGCAAGCAGATCTTTACTTAGACGCAAGGCCAACGTATCCCTTCCAGTGGTATTCTATGCTTGCCGCTCGCACTCTCCACCGCTCTCTGGCTTGGGATGTGGGCACAGGCAATGGTCAAGCTGCTATTGGT GTTGCTGAGCATTACGAGCAGGTGATCGGCACTGATGTGAGTGAAGCCCAATTACAACACGCAATACCGCACCCAAAGGTAAAATATCTCTACACTCCGTTGTCAATCTCCGACGAGGAATTGCTATCTTCAATCGGAGGTGAAAACTCAGTCGATTTAATCACGGTGGCTCAAGCAGTTCACTGGTTCGATCTACCAAAGTTCTACTCTCTGGTAACCAGACTTCTACGGAAGCCCGGCGGTATCGTCGCCATCTGGTGCTACAACGACATCGCCGTTAGCCCAACATTTGATCCCGTAATGAAGCGGTTCCACGACACCACGCTTCCTTATTGGAACCCCAACATTCAGTACGTTTTTGATGGGTATAAAACACTGCCTTTTCCATTTGAAAGTGTTGGTTTGGGATCTGAAGGGCAGCCATTGGCGTTGGACATACCTAAGAAACTGTCGTTCGAGGGATTGTTGAGAATGTTGAGATCTTGGTCGGCGGTTGTTACAGCGAAAAATCAGGGCGTTGATTTGTTGTCTGAAAATGTTGTGAAAGAATTGAAGAGTGCATGGGGTAGGTCTAATTTGGTTAGATCAATTGCTTACAAGGCTTTTATGCTTGCAGGGAAAGTCAAACTATGA
- the LOC105802330 gene encoding cation/H(+) antiporter 15: MATTRAEDLIVCYSPKMVTAKGIWKGDNPLDYSIPLVILQMTIVVATTRIMVFVLKPLRQPRVVSEILGGVILGPSVLGRVQGFASTIFPSRSVMVLETMANVGLVYFLFLVGVEMDLTVLRKTGKRALAVAIGGMILPFVVGICFTIVLHERKPKSLNTATYILLLGVTLSVTAFPVLARILFELKLINSEIGKLAMSSALLNVMCAWILLAFAIATADNDAKSFTSLWVLLACVGFVVVCIVFVRPAITWMVGTTSEGEPLSEFTICVILTGAMISGFITDAIGTHSVFGAFVFGLVIPNGALGVVLLEKLDDFVSGLLLPLFFAISGLKTNFASIDSGRTWGVLAFITFLSCAGKIAGTMLVTMFLRMPYNDGFILGVLMNAKGLVELIVLNIGKDRKVLDDESFSVMVIVAVVMTAIISPIVATMYKPTRSSVSYERRTLQRALHDGELRLLVCIHTHRNVPAIINLLEASNPTTKSPLCIYVLHLVELSGHASGMLIVHNARKSKHVPTAKNRTQAQSDNIINGFESFEQHSSYVSIHPLTAISPYNSIHEDICSVAEDKRVSLVIIPFHKQQTVDGGMEGTNPAFGSVNQNLLAKAPCSVGILVDRGVSGSARVAANEVSRQVCVLFFGGPDDREALAYGWRMCENPGIALTVLRFVPGANATLSTMLPTDDPDNPNVLTVEATSSWENGLDDEYINDFRSKNDDDESIVYTENVVNSSEETVAAIRKLDNYHDLLIVGRGHGVMSPLTTGLTDWSECPELGAIGDILAESDFSSTVSVLVIQQYIGSSQHELTGSPHSTSQSDDELIHRRTWSPKKTDYI, translated from the exons ATGGCGACGACTAGAGCAGAAGATTTGATAGTTTGCTATTCACCGAAAATGGTAACTGCAAAGGGTATATGGAAAGGTGACAACCCTTTGGATTATTCCATTCCTCTCGTCATCTTGCAGATGACAATCGTCGTTGCCACCACTCGCATCATGGTGTTCGTCCTCAAACCCCTGCGCCAACCTCGAGTCGTTTCCGAGATTCTC GGCGGAGTAATATTAGGTCCATCGGTGCTAGGACGGGTTCAAGGATTTGCCAGCACAATTTTTCCCTCAAGGAGTGTGATGGTGCTTGAAACAATGGCAAACGTTGGTCTGGTTTACTTCCTCTTCCTCGTTGGTGTGGAAATGGACCTAACGGTGCTTCGTAAGACAGGAAAAAGGGCATTGGCGGTTGCTATTGGCGGCATGATATTGCCCTTTGTAGTTGGCATCTGTTTCACTATTGTTCTCCATGAGAGGAAACCAAAATCTCTAAACACAGCCACCTACATCCTCTTGCTTGGTGTCACACTCTCGGTCACCGCGTTTCCAGTGCTAGCTCGAATCCTCTTCGAACTGAAACTGATTAACTCAGAAATCGGCAAATTGGCAATGTCTTCGGCTCTTCTTAACGTCATGTGCGCTTGGATTCTTTTAGCATTTGCCATTGCAACTGCGGATAATGATGCAAAGTCCTTTACTTCGCTTTGGGTGCTTCTTGCCTGTGTAGGTTTCGTTGTGGTTTGCATTGTTTTTGTTAGGCCAGCAATTACATGGATGGTTGGAACAACCTCAGAAGGGGAACCCTTGAGCGAATTTACTATATGCGTCATTCTAACGGGGGCGATGATCTCAGGTTTCATTACGGATGCCATTGGGACACATTCTGTTTTTGGAGCTTTTGTGTTTGGTCTCGTAATTCCCAATGGCGCCCTTGGAGTTGTTTTATTAGAAAAGCTTGATGACTTTGTTTCCGGACTTTTACTCCCTCTCTTCTTTGCTATCAGCGGGCTGAAGACCAATTTTGCTTCTATCGATAGCGGTCGAACATGGGGCGTCTTAGCATTCATTACCTTCCTCTCTTGCGCCGGCAAGATAGCCGGAACTATGCTTGTAACAATGTTTCTCCGGATGCCATATAATGATGGATTTATACTTGGAGTACTCATGAATGCCAAAGGCCTCGTTGAATTGATTGTTCTTAACATTGGCAAAGATCGGAAG GTCTTAGATGATGAATCATTTTCTGTCATGGTGATTGTAGCGGTGGTTATGACTGCCATCATATCACCCATTGTGGCAACCATGTACAAGCCAACGAGGAGTTCCGTGTCATATGAACGTCGAACACTTCAACGAGCACTGCATGATGGAGAGCTGCGACTGCTTGTATGCATCCACACCCATCGCAATGTCCCCGCAATAATCAACCTACTTGAAGCCTCAAACCCCACCACCAAATCTCCATTATGTATCTACGTGCTTCATCTCGTTGAACTCTCTGGTCATGCATCAGGGATGCTCATCGTCCATAACGCCCGCAAGTCCAAACACGTTCCCACGGCGAAGAACCGAACTCAAGCTCAATCGGACAACATAATCAACGGTTTCGAAAGCTTTGAGCAACATTCGAGCTATGTCTCCATTCACCCACTCACGGCCATTTCCCCTTACAACTCCATTCACGAAGATATATGTAGCGTGGCCGAGGACAAACGTGTATCCCTCGTAATCATCCCTTTCCATAAACAACAAACGGTGGATGGAGGGATGGAAGGGACGAACCCAGCGTTCGGATCAGTTAACCAGAATTTACTAGCCAAGGCGCCTTGCTCGGTGGGCATTTTAGTCGACCGAGGCGTAAGTGGGTCAGCTCGGGTTGCTGCAAACGAAGTGTCTCGCCAAGTTTGTGTGCTGTTTTTCGGTGGTCCAGACGATAGAGAAGCTCTTGCTTATGGGTGGAGAATGTGTGAAAATCCAGGGATTGCTCTCACTGTGCTACGATTCGTTCCAGGTGCCAATGCAACACTCTCAACGATGCTGCCTACTGATGACCCAGACAACCCGAATGTGTTAACAGTGGAAGCAACCAGCAGCTGGGAAAATGGGCTTGATGATGAATACATAAACGATTTCAGAAGCaagaatgatgatgatgaatctATCGTATACACTGAGAATGTGGTAAACAGTAGCGAGGAAACTGTTGCAGCGATTAGGAAATTAGACAACTACCATGATTTGCTCATTGTTGGGAGAGGACATGGCGTGATGTCGCCATTAACAACCGGCCTTACCGATTGGAGTGAGTGCCCGGAGCTCGGTGCGATCGGAGATATTCTAGCGGAGTCGGATTTTTCGTCCACCGTATCTGTGCTAGTAATTCAACAGTATATTGGGTCATCCCAACATGAATTGACTGGATCACCGCATAGCACATCTCAATCCGACGATGAGCTTATCCATCGCCGGACATGGTCACCAAAGAAAACTGATTATATTTGA
- the LOC105801438 gene encoding nuclear transcription factor Y subunit B-7, with protein sequence MEDEIKHGNVTHVPNKGSPESPHVACSDSNHNQNNNNKEQDRFLPIANVSRILKKVIPSNGKISKDAKETIQECVSEFISFVTGEASDKCQREKRKTINGDDIIWAITTLGFEEYVGPLKLYLSKYREMEGEKLIFPKQQRSDQRRQHSEYEQNIVFNNNNNININTNSNNNVYSSINVYPSFVPSDQPFSLPFSSNSFQKQLQ encoded by the coding sequence atggaagatGAAATTAAGCATGGAAACGTGACACATGTGCCTAACAAAGGAAGCCCCGAAAGCCCACATGTAGCATGTAGTGATAGCAATCACAATCAGAACAACAACAATAAAGAACAAGACCGTTTCCTTCCCATAGCAAACGTCAGCCGGATTCTGAAAAAAGTTATCCCCAGCAATGGTAAGATCTCCAAAGACGCGAAAGAAACGATTCAAGAATGCGTGTCGGAATTCATCAGCTTCGTGACAGGGGAGGCATCGGACAAATGCCAAAGAGAGAAAAGGAAGACCATCAATGGAGATGATATCATATGGGCAATCACCACATTAGGGTTTGAGGAATACGTAGGACCCTTGAAATTGTACTTAAGCAAATATAGAGAGATGGAAGGGGAGAAGCTTATTTTCCCAAAGCAACAAAGATCGGACCAAAGGCGACAACATTCGgaatatgaacaaaatatagttttcaacaacaataacaatattaatattaatactaATAGTAATAACAATGTATATTCTTCAATAAATGTTTACCCTTCTTTTGTTCCTTCGGATCAACCATTTTCCTTGCCTTTCTCCTCCAATTCCTTTCAAAAGCAATTACAGTAG